The Puntigrus tetrazona isolate hp1 chromosome 3, ASM1883169v1, whole genome shotgun sequence genome contains a region encoding:
- the LOC122330436 gene encoding keratin-associated protein 5-5-like, producing MDGSELQQQVLPDIHEQPQDNCAVKDPVKEEQVVDKQVVPLREILDSSSDGSHKSNNSKKASKNRRTCCCCSISSCCSCCLNCCKCSSCCPNCCSCSNCCKCSSCCPNCCSCSNCCKCSSCCPNCCSCPNCCTCSPCCPNSCSGLNCYKCSSCTNCCSCSPCCSCCSTCSSCCPNCCRCPNCCRCSSCCTDCCSCSSFCSCLKSCCCSCCRCLKVCCCTCCSCLKCCCRCLKSCYRCVKCCCSCCC from the exons ATGGACGGGTCTGAACTTCAGCAACAGGTACTTCCAGACATCCATGAGCAACCTCAAGACAATTG TGCTGTTAAAGACCCTGTGAAAGAAGAACAGGTGGTGGATAAACAGGTGGTGCCACTCAGGGAAATCCT TGACTCCTCCTCTGATGGTTCACACAAGAGTAACAACTCCAAGAAGGCCTCGAAGAATCGCAGGACCTGCTGCTGTTGCAGCATCTCCAGCTGTTGCTCCTGCTGCCTCAACTGCTGCAAATGCTCCTCTTGCTGTCCTAACTGCTGTAGCTGCTCCAACTGCTGCAAATGCTCCTCTTGCTGTCCTAACTGCTGTAGCTGCTCCAACTGCTGCAAATGCTCCTCTTGCTGTCCTAACTGCTGTAGCTGCCCCAACTGCTGCACATGCTCCCCTTGCTGCCCTAACAGCTGTAGCGGCCTCAACTGCTACAAATGCTCCTCCTGCACCAACTGCTGTAGCTGCTCCCCCTGTTGCTCCTGCTGCAGCACATGCTCCTCTTGCTGCCCTAACTGCTGTCGCTGCCCCAACTGCTGCAGATGCTCTTCCTGTTGCACCGACTGCTGCAGCTGTTCTTCATTCTGCAGCTGCCTCAAAAGTTGCTGCTGCTCCTGCTGCCGTTGCCTCAAAGTCTGCTGCTGCACCTGCTGCAGCTGCCTCAAATGCTGTTGCCGCTGCCTCAAATCCTGCTACCGCTGCGTCAAATGCTGTTGCTCTTGCTGCTGCTGA